The segment AACATTTTTCGATTGAGTAAGCTATCTTATCATTTATCAGTCCTGATATCTTTTGAGCTAAATTCTCCTTTTCCTGTTCTACATAACTATCATTGAAAGCTCCTTCATGAGTTAAAGGATCAGATATTATATCCCAAATAAATTCCACTGATTTCCCGATTAAATCCTCATTATCCGGAATAAACTCAGGATGGGCTACACTCATCCCAAAATTTATTATTTGCCTTTCTCCTTTTTTTAGCAAGCCATACCTGAATCTGGCTCCATACAATTCTTCAAGATATTTCTCTATCTCAATTAAATTAGTAAATTTACGAGAGCCTCTTCTCAATACATATGGCAGTAAGGCAGTCTTTGTATAGTTATCATCCAATTCACTTTCGATAAAAAAATTAACCTCTACAGTTTTAAATTTCTTCTTTGGTATCACAAACAAATTTATACCTTTCGATATCTGGTAAATATCCATTAATTTATCCTCCTTACTAAAAAACTTGTACAGCCATAATATACCAACATTCTATACTTTTATCCTTATCTCTTCAACATTTATTAGTAATAAAATTTTTATCCCTTTAAAAATAACTATATAATCAAAGCCCGCTTATTTAAAGCTAGATTAATAAAGCGGGCCTTGATTCCAGTCATGCCTATATACTATTATCTTGTTTGAGGCTTTATTCTGTCTATTATTTCATCTATTTCTTCGGTAAAACCACTTAATGGTTTGCCCTTCTCTATGTCAGAAGCCATACTCTTCAACCTGTCAAATATATCTGGATCCGCCGAAACAACTACTCTTTTTATTGCAGGATCCGCATTTTTGCATTTTGTCTCGATTCGTTCCTTAACCGTTTCAGTCATTCTGTCTCTTAATTTTGAATCCAACTCCACACCCACAATACAAGTATTTCCTGATAGTACAACACTTGCCTTTTCCACATCCTTCAATTTGGTAATCTGACTTGCTATACGCTTTGCTTTTGTGTTTGCATCATAAACATTATCATCATCTACTCTATCGTTTATCCTATCATCGGTTATGTCTCTATCATAATAGTTGGTATCAGGACGCCGAGGTGTTGTGTCATCATAATAATATCTGGTTCTTTCAGTGGTATCAGGCGTTCGCGGTGTAGTGTCCGGAGCAGGTCTTCTAGCGTTCATACAACCAGTCATAAACGCAGATATCAAAAAAATCAATAAAAAAACATATATTATTTTTTTCTTGTTTACCAATTTCACATCGCCTCCTAATATTATTCTTATCAATAGTTTAGTTTTTATGAAATGTAAATTAGGGAATACTGATTAATTTTTTCATAATCATCGTTATATATTCTTTTCATTTCTTTACAAAATTATTATCTGTGAATATTTTTAACGTCTTTATCAACAATAAATATTGGAGGTGTATATAT is part of the Clostridia bacterium genome and harbors:
- a CDS encoding YhcN/YlaJ family sporulation lipoprotein; this encodes MVNKKKIIYVFLLIFLISAFMTGCMNARRPAPDTTPRTPDTTERTRYYYDDTTPRRPDTNYYDRDITDDRINDRVDDDNVYDANTKAKRIASQITKLKDVEKASVVLSGNTCIVGVELDSKLRDRMTETVKERIETKCKNADPAIKRVVVSADPDIFDRLKSMASDIEKGKPLSGFTEEIDEIIDRIKPQTR